The Salvelinus namaycush isolate Seneca chromosome 38, SaNama_1.0, whole genome shotgun sequence genome includes a window with the following:
- the LOC120031796 gene encoding troponin T, cardiac muscle-like translates to MADEENEEEVEVEVPAEEEAAPAEEEPEPEPEPEVEETPAEEAGGETQDSKAKPKSFMPNVAPPKLPEGDGKVDFDDLHRKRQEKDMAELTSLIESHFVQRKKDEDELISLVNRIEKRRTERAEQQRIRAEQEKERQARLAIEKERREQDEQRRKHDDDAKKKKALTTMTHTYGGIQQKQEGKKGAKKQTEREKKKKILADRRKALIIDHLNEDKLKEKANEMWQWMMELEAEKFDLSEKLKKQKYDINQLLARVQDHQSAKGRGKAKAVRR, encoded by the exons TCGAGGTTGAAGTCCCAGCAGAGGAAG AGGCTGCTCCTGCAGAGGAAG aaccagagccagagccagaaccAGAAGTAGAAG AAACGCCTGCAGAAGAAG CCGGTGGAGAGACTCAAG ATTCCAAAGCCAAACCAAA AAGTTTTATGCCAAATGTTGCCCCTCCAAAGCTACCAGAGGGAGATGGTAAAGTCGATTTTGAC gaCCTGCACAGGAAGCGTCAAGAGAAGGACATGGCTGAGCTGACCTCTCTGATTGAGTCTCACTTTGTCCAGAGGAAGAAAGATGAAGATGAGCTCATCAGTCTCGTCAACAGGATC gagAAGCGTCGTACCGAGAGGGCAGAGCAGCAGAGGATTCGCGctgagcaagagaaagagaggcaggccCGTCTAGCC atagagaaagagaggagggagcaaGATGAACAGCGCAGGAAGCACGATGATGACGCCAAGAAGAAGAAGGCCCTGACTACCATGACTCACACGTACGGTGGCATCCAACAGAAG CAAGAAGGCAAGAAGGGAGCCAAGAAGCAGactgagagagaaaagaagaagaAGATCCTGGCTGACAGAAGGAAGGCTCTGATCATCGACCATCTCAACGAGGACAAACTCAA GGAGAAGGCCAATGAGATGTGGCAGTGGATGATGGAGTTGGAGGCGGAGAAGTTCGACCTCAGCGAGAAACTGAAGAAGCAGAAATACGAC ATCAATCAGCTTCTGGCCCGTGTCCAGGACCACCAGAG TGCCAAGGGCAGAGGCAAGGCCAAGGCGGTCCGGAGGTAA